GTCGAGGTAGACGTTCCGGTCGAGGAGGTCGATGATCTCGCGGCGGGCGTCGTGCACGATCCGGGTGAGACGACGGCCCCCCTTGCCGCGGATGATCGCCTTCTGCCCGTCGCGCTCGACGAAGATCACCGCGTGGACCTGCAGCACCCCGGGGCGCGTCGGGGAGTCGAACATCTCGTCGATCTGCACGGCGACGGAGTGCGGCAGCTCGTCGTGGAGCCCGCCGAGCGCCGCCTCCCGGATGAGCTCCGCCATGCGGGTCTCGGTGTCGTCGTCGGTGACGTGGTCGTCCGGGTAGTACTTCGGTCCCTCGGGGAGGAGGCCGACGATGACGTCGAGCAGCACGTCCGTCTGGATGCCGTCGACCGCCGAGACGGGCACGACGTCCACGCCGAGCAGGTCGTGCAGCGCGAGCAGCTGCTCGCCGACCCGGTCCTTCGAGACGGTGTCCACCTTCGTCACGATGCCGACGAGGGGCGTGCGCGGGGCGACGGTGCGGACCGCGTCGACGATCCACCGGTCCCCGGGGCCGATCTTCTCGTTGGCGGGGACGCACACCCCGATGACGTCGACGTCGGAGTAGGTCTCCTTGACCATGTCGTTGAGCCGCTCGCCGAGGAGGGTCCGGGGCCGGTGGAGCCCGGGGGTGTCGACGACGACCACCTGGGCGTCCGGCCGGTGGACGATGCCGCGCACGGGGTGGCGGGTCGTCTCCGGCTGGTCGGCGGTGATCGCGATCTTCTCCCCCACCAGCGCGTTGGTGAGCGTGGACTTGCCGGTGTTCGGCCGGCCGACGAAGCTGACGAACCCGGAGCGGAAGCCGTCCGGCCGGTCGCCGAGGCCACCGGTCGGGTCCGCGGTGGTGACCGCAGCCGTGTCCGCGGTCGGGTCCGTGGTGGTGTCGGCGGTGCTGTCGGGGCTGTCGGAACTGTCGGGGCTGGTCCCGGAAGGGTCAGCGGCCATGGTCGGTCCTTTCGTCGTCGTCCGCGACGGGACCGGCGGGGCCGGTCACGACGACGGAACGGATCTTGAGGCGACCGCGACGGTCGCGGCCACCTTCGCAGTGCAGGTGCAGTCCGGCGACCTCGACCTCGGCCCCGGGCAGCGGGACGCGCCCGAGCTCGAAGGCGGCGAGTCCCGCCACGGTCTCGACGTCCTCGTGCTGCTCGTCGGTGAAGGACACGCCCCGGTCGGCGAACAGCTCCTCCAGCTCGTCGAGCCCGAAGCGGGCGACGACGCGGTACCGGCCGTCGCCGAGCTCCTCGACGGGGGCCTGCTCGGAGTCGTCGTACTCGTCGGCGATCTCGCCGACGATCTCCTCGAGGATGTCCTCGATGGAGATCAGCCCCGCGATGCCGCCGTACTCGTCGACGAGCATCGCGATGTGGATGTGGTCGCGCTGCATGTCCTCGAGGAGGTCGTCGAGCTTGCGGGAGTCCGGCACGAACACCGGGTCGCGCATGACGTCGGTGACGGGCACCGACCGGCCGCTGTCCCGGGAACTGTACGTCCGGGCGACGAGGTCCTTGAGGTACACGACGCCGACGATGTCGTCGACACTCTCGCCGATGACCGGCAGCCGGGAGTGGCCGGACCGGACGCACAGGCTCGTCGCCTGGCCGGCGGACTTCGTGTCCTCGATCCACAGCATCTCCGGCCGGGGCACCATGACCGACCGGGCGGGCGTCGAGGCGAGGTCGAAGACGGACTGGATCATCCGCCGCTCGTCGTTCTCCACGATGCCCCGCTCCGAGGCGATGTCCACCATCTCCCGCAGCTCGATCTCCGAGGCGAACGGGCCGTCCCGGAAGCCGCGCCCCGGGGTGATGAGGGTGCCGAACCACACGAGGACCTTCGCCACCGGGCCGAGGACGACGCCCACCGCCGCGAGCACCGGCGCCGCGCGCAGGGACAGCGTGTACGGGTTCTGGCGCCCGAGGGTCCGCGAGATCACGCCGACGACGACGTAGGTGAACAGGGCGACGAGCGCGATGACGAGGACGAGGGACCCGCCGGAGGTGCCGAACACCCGGACGGCCAGCGACGCCGCGAGCACACTCGCCGCGACCTCACTGACCGTGCGCAGCAGGACGAGCAGGTTGATGTGCTCGGCCCGGCGGCCGAGCACCGCGAGGAGACGGGGCGCACCGGGGCGTTCGTCGTCGACCATCGTCTCCACCCGGGCGCGGGACAGGGAGGCCACGGCGGTCTCCACCGAGCTCAGCACACCCGCCAGCGGGAGGAGGACCACGATGCCGACGACGGTCCACAGCACCGACGCCGCCGGGGAGCCCGTCACCGTGCGGCCCCTCCGCCACGGCCGGCACCGGGGTCCCCGGCGGGTCCGGTGTCCCCGGAGTCGGTGAAGCTCACGCGCTCGGGGTCACCCGGGGCGTCGCCGCTGAACGGCGGCGGCACCGGGTTCGACGACGTCCGGTCGTCCCGGTCCGCGGCCGTGGGGAACGCCGCCGGGCTCGACGGCTTCGGGCCGAAGGACACGCCCCGCTCGTCCTGCGAGTCGTACCACGAGGCGAGGATGTCGTTCTGGAGGGAGAACATCCGCTGCTCCTCCTCCGGGGTGACGTGGTCGAAGCCCAGCAGGTGGAGCACCCCGTGGACCGTGAGCAGGTCGAGCTCGTGGGACAGGGGGTGGCCCGCCCGCTCGGCCTGCCCCAGCGCGAACTCCGGGCAGAGCATGATGTCGCCGAGCATCGCCGGCGACGGCGCCGGGCCGTCCTTGCGGCCCCAGCCCGGCGTGAGCTCGTCCATCGGGAAGCTCATGACGTCCGTCGGGCCGGGCAGGTCGAGCCACCGCAGGTGGAGGTCGGCGATCGTGTCGAGGTCGACGACGTGGATCGACAGCTCGGCGGCGGAGTGGACGTCCATCGTCCACAGGGCGAACCGGGCGACGTCGAGCAGTTCCTCCTCGTTGACGTCGCCGAACGCGGACTCGTTGAAGATCTCGATGCTCACTGTGCACTCCCGTGGGTGTGTGGGGGTCCGCCGTACTCCCGGCGACGGTTCCGGTCGGCCGCGCGGCGCTCGGCCCGGATCTCCTCCCGGTCCTGGCGCTCCAGCTCCCGCTCCGCCTCGTAGCGGCCGTAGGCGTCGACGATCCTGCCGACGAGGTGGTGGCGGACGACGTCGGCGCTGTCGAACTCCGTGACGTGCACGCCCCGGACGTCCGCGAGGACCTGCCGCGCGACGGCCAGGCCGCTCTCCTGCCGGTCCGGCAGGTCGACCTGGCTCATGTCCCCGGTGACGACGATCTTCGAACCGAAGCCCAGCCGGGTGAGGAACATCTTCATCTGCGCGGGCGTCGTGTTCTGCGCCTCGTCGAGGATGACGAACGCCCCGTTGAGCGTCCGGCCGCGCATGTACGCCAGCGGCGCGACCTCGATGACCCCGGTCTCCATGAGCTTCGGGATCGTCTCCGGGTCGACCATGTCCCGCAGGGCGTCGTGGAGGGGGCGCAGGTAGGGGTCGATCTTCTCCGTGAGCGTGCCGGGCAGGAAGCCCAGCCGCTCCCCGGCCTCGACCGCCGGACGGGTGAGGATGATGCGGGACACCTCCCGCCGCTGGAGCGCCTGGACGGCCTTCGCCACGGCGAGGTACGTCTTGCCCGTCCCGGCGGGGCCGACGCCGAGGACGACGGTGTTCCGGTCGATCGCGTCGACGTACTCCCGCTGGCCGACCGTCGTCGGGCGGACGCTGCGGCCGCGCCGGCTGACGATCGCGTCACCGGCGACGTCGCCCGCGGAGAGCTCCTCCCGGTCGAGGTCGTCGATCATGCCGATCACCCGCGTCGTGACCTCGGGGGTCACGGCGGCGCCGCGCGCGGCGAGCGACTCCAGTTCGCGGATGACCCGGCGGGCGCGGGCGACCTCCGTGGCCTCTCCGCGCACCGTGAGGTGGTGGCCCCGGGTGTGGATGTCCGCGTCCACCCGGTCCTCGATGACGCGGAGGTTCGCGTCCGCGGCCCCCATGACGGTGGGGGCGGTCTCCGGGACGAGGTCGACGGTCGCGCTCGCGACGCGCCTGGCTGGTTGCTTCATCGCGACCATCCTAACCCGAGCGGGCCGGGAGCCCGGCCCCAGCGTGCGGTGAGCACCCCTAGCGCCCCGAGGGCGACGGCCGCCGCGGACGCCGTGCGCAGCACCTCCGGGCCGAGGACGACGGCGGTCGCGCCGTGGGTGCCGGCGAGGACGTCGACCTCCCGGTCGCTCACCCCGCCCTCCGGCCCGACGACGAGCACGAGTTCGTCGACCGGCCCGACGTCCGCGACGGCCCGGGCGAACGGCACGGCGGCGGCCTCGTGGAGGACGAGCACGGCCGTCGTCCAGCCGGCCTCCCCCGGGTCGGCGGCCTCCGCCCACGGCGGGGCGTCGAGCACCGTCCCCAGGTCGGCGACGTCGCCGAGCAGCGGCGCGACGACCGCCCCCTCCGTCCGCCGGGACTGCTTCATCGCCGCGAGCGCGGCCGTCGCCCACTTCGCGCGCGCCTTCTCGACGCGGCCGGGCTTGCCGGACCAGCGGGCGATGCAGCGGTCCGCCTCCCACGGCACGATCCGGTCCGCCCCGGCCTGCACGGCGAGGTCGACGGCCAGTTCCGCCCGCTCGGACTTCGGCACGGCCTGGACGACGGTCACGCGCGGGCGCGGGCGGTGCGGCGGCAGCACCTCGGTGACCTCCACGGCCCCGTCGCGCCACCGGCCCCGCACGGCCGTCCCCGCCCCGTCGGTCACGACGACGCTCTCCCCCGCCCCGATGCGCTTGACCGCCGCGTGCCGCGCCTCCTCCGCGGGGAGGGTGACGACGAGCCCCTCCGCGGCCGCGCCGTCCCCGCCGCCGGCGGCCGGCCGGTCGCCCAGCCGGTCACGCAGCGTCGGGTCGTGGAAGACCGGGTCCGTCACCGGTCACCGCCCGAACCGGTGCCGGATCCGGGAGAACAGCCCGCCGGAGCGCTCGTCGGACCGGGACGACACCCCGGCCGACTCCTTCGTCGACGAGCGGAACTCCTCGAGCAGCTCCCGCTGCCGGTGGTCGAGGCCCGTCGGCACGGTGACGTCGACGTGCGTGACGAGCGACCCGTGGCCCTCCCGGCGCAGCCGGGGCATCCCCTTGTCCTTGACCGTCACCGTCGCCTCCGGCTGGGTCCCGGGCTCGAGGGTGACCGTCGTGGTCTCCCCCTGGAACAGGCCGACCTCGACGTCGGTGCCGAGGGCGGCGTCGGCCATCGGCACCCGGACGGTGACGTGGAGGTCGTCGCCGTCGCGCACGAGGTAGGGGTGCTCGAGGGTGCGGGTCTCGACGTACAGGTCACCGGCCGGGCCGCCGCCCGGACCGACCTCCCCCTCCCCGGAGAGCCGGATGCGCATCCCGTCGGCGATGCCGGCGGGGACGTTGACGGTGATGTCGCGGCGCGCGCGGACGCGGGCGTCGCCGCCGCAGTTCTCGCACGGGTCCGTGATGACCTCGCCGGAGCCGTTGCACCGGTGGCAGGGGCGGGCGACCTGCACGCGCCCGAGGATGGACTGCTGGAGCTCCGTGACCTGGCCCTGCCCGTGGCACGTCGGGCACGTCTCCGGGGCGGAGCGGGACGCGGAGCCGGTGCCGTCGCACACGTCGCAGAGGACGGCCGTGTCGACCGTCACCTCGCGGCTGACCCCCGTGAAGCACTCCTCGAGGGTGAGGTCCATGCGCAGCAGGGCGTCGTTCCCCGGACGGACCCGGGGCACCCTCCCGCCCCCGGCCCCGCCCCCGGCGGCGCCGAAGAAGGCCTCGAAGATGTCGCCGAGGTTGCCCGAGCCCGGGAAGCCGCCGGCGCCCCCGGGCTGGCCGAAGCCCTGCTCCTGGGGGTCGCCGCCGGCGTCGACGATGCGCCGCTTCTGCGGGTCGGTGAGGACCTCCTGGGCGACGGAGATCTCGCGGAACTTCTCCGCGGCCTCCTCGGACGGGTTGACGTCCGGGTGGTACTTCCGGGCGAGGCGGCGGTACGCCTTCTTGATCTCTGCGTCCGAGGCGTCACGGTCGACGCCGAGGATTCCGTAATAGTCGCGTGCCACTGTGCGGTTACGTCCTTCGTCGTGCTTGCGGTGCGGGGTGCGGTGCCGGACCAGTGTAGTCGGCCCGCCCCGCACCCGCCGTCCCGGGGTGCGCGACCCCGCCGGCCCCGGCCGTCACCGTGCCCGCGCCCCCGCGGGCCCCGGCCGTCACCGCCCGGAGAGGATCCGGCTCACGTAGTGCGCGACGACGCTGAGGGACGACATCGACCCCGAGTAGTCGATGTACGTCGGCCCGACGACCCCGAGCCCGCCGAAGACCTCCCCGCCCGAGCCGTACCCGGTCGCCAGGACGGACGCCGCGCGCAGCTCCTCGTCCTCGTTCTCCCCGCCGATGCTCACCTGCACGCCGGGCCCCGGACCCCCGGGCTCCCCGGCGACCCCGCCGGCCACGCCCCCGGCCCGCGCGCCGAGGTCCCGGACGCTCGACAGCAGCTTGAGCATGACGACCTGCTCCTCCAGCGCCTCGATGACGGGCTGGAGCTCGTTGACGTTGAGCAGGTTCGGGGTGCCCGCGAGGATGAGCCGGTCGCTCGACCGTTCGAGCATCGTCTCGACGAGCACGGTCGCGCACGCCAGCGCCGGCCCGCGCAGGTCCGCGGGCAGCCCCGCGACCTCCCCGGCGGCGAGGGCGGAGACGTTCGCCGAGGCGTCGTCGAGGGTCCGGCCGACGAGCGCGGTGTTGATGATGTCCCGCAGCCGGGGCGTGTCCGCCTCCGGCATCGGCTCGGTGAGGTCGACGTTGCGCTGGTCGACCCGCCCGGTGTCCGTGATGAGCACGAGCAGCAGCCGCGCCGGCGCGAGCTGGACGACCTCGCAGTGCTTGACCCGCCCGGCCCGCAGGTCCGGCAGCTGGACGACCGCGACCTGCCGGGTGAGCTGCGCGAGCAGCTGCACGCTGCGCCGCAGCACGTCCTCCATGTCCACCCCGCCGGAGAGGAACTCCAGCACAGCCCGCCGCTCGGGGGCGCTCATGGGCTTGATCCCGGACATGCCGTCGACGAAGCGCCGGTAGCCCTTCTGCGTGGGCACCCGGCCGGAGCTCGCGTGCTCCTGGGTGATGTACCCCTCGGCCTCGAGGGCGGCCATGTCGTTGCGGATCGTCGCCGGCGACACCCCCAGCCCGTGCCGTTCGACGAGCGCCTTCGACCCGACCGGCTCCTGGGAGGAGATGTAGTCGGTGACGATGGCACGCAACACGTGCCCCCGGCGGGTCTCAGCGGTCCCTGTCATGGGTCAGGCCTCCTCGGCGAGCAGGATGTCGGTGACGATGCCGTCGGCGAGCAGCCGGCCCCGGTCGGTGAGGCGCGTCCGCCCGACGGCACCGTCCGGCAGGTCCCTCTCATTGTCCACCTCGAGCAGCCCGAGGTCCACGTACCGCCGCACGGTCTCCTCCGCCCCGGCGATCTCGCGGGACTCGAGGCCCTCCCGGAGCCGGAGGCCGAGCATGACCCGTTCGGTGTGCAGGTCCTCCGGGGAGAGGGGTTCGACGGAGACCACCGGGGAGGCGCCGGCGTCGAGGGCGGCGACGTAGCGCCGGGGCAGCCGGGCGTTGACGAGGCGCACCGGGCCGTCGTGGGGAGGGCCGTCGACCCCCTTCGCCCCGGGGCGCAGCCGCACGCAGCCGTGCGCGCCCGGGCCCGCACCCCACCACAGGCCGGAACGCCAGTACATGAGGTTGTGCCGGCACTCGCCGCCGGGCGCCGCCCAGTTCGAGACCTCGTACCACCCGAGCCCGGCGGCGCGGAGGGCGTCGTCGACGATGCCGTACCGGTCGGCGAGGACGTCCTCGTCCGGGGCGGGCAGCTCGCCCCGGCGGACCTTCCGGCCCATCGCCGTGCCGTCCTCGACGATGAGCGAGTACGCGGAGACGTGGTCGACGCCGGACGACAGGGCGGCGTCGAGCGACCGGCGCAGGTCGTCGTCGGTCTCCGACGGCGTGCCGTAGATGAGGTCGAGGTTGACGTGCGCGAACCCCGCGGCGCGGGCCTCCCGGACCGCCTCGGCGGGGCGGCCGGGGGTGTGCCGGCGGTCGAGGACCCGCAGGACGTGCCCGGCGACGGACTGCATCCCGAGCGAGATGCGCGTGTAGCCGGCGTCCCGCAGCGTCGCGAAGAACTCCGGGGAGGTGGACTCCGGGTTGGACTCGGTCGTCACCTCCGCCCCGGGGGCGAGGCCGACCGTGCGGCGGACGGCGCGGAGGATGCGGGCGAGGGCCTCGCCGCCGAGGAGCGACGGGGTGCCGCCGCCGAGGAAGACGGTCTCCGGCGGCCCGGTTCGGTCCCAGTCGGCGGCGGCGGTCTCCAGCTCCTTCTCCAGGGCGTCGAGGTAGCTCGCCGGGTCGGAGCCGCCGGACTCCCCCGGCGTGTACGTGTTGAAGTCGCAGTACCCGCAACGGGTGCTGCAGAACGGGACGTGGATGTACAGGCCGAGCGGCGGGGCCGACGTGGTGGACGGTGCGGGGGCCGGCGTGGTGGAGGGCGCGGTGGACGGTGCGGGGACGCGGTCCGGCGACGGCGCGGACGGGGGGATGCGGTGAGTCATGTCACCAGGGATGCTACCCGGCGGCCCCGGCCGCAGGTCACCCCGCCGCCGCGCGCTTGCGGAGCACCCGGGCGACGACGGCGTCGACCCGCGCCCGCTCGGCGAGGAACCGGGGCGGGGCCTCGCCCCGCATCTCCCGGACGAGCGCCGGGTGCGGCGCGATGACGGTCCGCCGCCACGTGTCGACGATGCTCCGGCACTCGGCCTCCGCCCGGGAGTACACCTGCGGGAGGAGGACCGACTGCGTGTCCATCGCGTCGCCGGTGCGGCCGACGACCCACCCGGACAGCTCCGTGACGCGGGCGGTGAGACCGGTGTTGAGCTCCCGCAGCCGCAGCCGGACCGCGGCCGTCGTCGCGACGGGGCCGACGTCGTCGCGGTCCGCCGCCGGGGCGGGGGCGCCGGGGTGGCGGAAGGACAGCGTGCGGCCCGGGTGCCGGCCGGGCACGGGGGCGGACCAGTCGTTGGACAGGGAGCCGGAGCGGACGCCGGAGACGAAGGCCTGGCGCAGCCCGTTGAGTTCGGCGAGGCCGGGCCGGACCTCGCGCCGCCCCTCCGCGACGACCTCGGCGAGCTCCACCAGGCAGTCGTCGACGAGTTCCGGGTCCCAGTCGGTCATGGCCTCGGCGACGTTGTCGAGGTGTGCGGCGATCTCGTCCCCGATGTCGTAGATCGCCTGGGTGAGCTCACGGAGGCGCAAGCGCGCGTCGAAGTGCACGTGAGCTCCTCTCGCCTCGTCCCACCCCGGTCCGTGGCCGGGTACGGGACAACCTTAGACCACGCCCGGACGCGCCCCGGGGAACGACGTGCCGGGGCGGGCCGGGCGGTCCCGGGGCCCGGCGGTGGGGTCCGGTGCCGGGGCCGGCGATCGCGGGCGGCCTAGCTCGAGGTGTAGATCCAGGCGATGTCGTCGGCGAAGTGCTGGGCGACGATGAACCGCTTGATCTTCATCGACGGCGTGACCTCGCCCCGGTCCTCGGTGAAGTCCCGGTCGACGATGCGGAACTTCTTGATGCCCTCCGCGTGGGAGACCGAGGCGTTGGCCTCGTTGACCGCGTCCTGGATCTCCGCCCGGAGCACCGGGTTCTTCGCGAGCTCGCGGACCGGCGTCGCCGGGTTGACCCCGTGCGCGGCCTTCCAGCGCTTGACCGCGTCCTCGTCGAGGCTGATGAGGCACCCGATGAACTTCTGGTCGTCGCCGACGACCATCGCCTGGGAGATGAGCGGGGCGGACCGGAGGATGTCCTCCATCGGCCCCGGGGAGACGTTCTTGCCGCCGGCGGTGACGATGATCTCCTTCTTCCGGCCCGTGATCTTCAGGTGCCCGGAGGGCAGGAGGCGGCCGAGGTCGCCCGAGCGGAGGAACCCGTCGTCCGTGAAGCACTCCCCGGTGGCCTCGTCGTTGTTCCAGTAGCCGTCGAAGACCACCGGGCCCTTGAGCAGGATCTCGCCGTCGTCGG
The sequence above is drawn from the Corynebacterium bovis DSM 20582 = CIP 54.80 genome and encodes:
- a CDS encoding hemolysin family protein; this encodes MTGSPAASVLWTVVGIVVLLPLAGVLSSVETAVASLSRARVETMVDDERPGAPRLLAVLGRRAEHINLLVLLRTVSEVAASVLAASLAVRVFGTSGGSLVLVIALVALFTYVVVGVISRTLGRQNPYTLSLRAAPVLAAVGVVLGPVAKVLVWFGTLITPGRGFRDGPFASEIELREMVDIASERGIVENDERRMIQSVFDLASTPARSVMVPRPEMLWIEDTKSAGQATSLCVRSGHSRLPVIGESVDDIVGVVYLKDLVARTYSSRDSGRSVPVTDVMRDPVFVPDSRKLDDLLEDMQRDHIHIAMLVDEYGGIAGLISIEDILEEIVGEIADEYDDSEQAPVEELGDGRYRVVARFGLDELEELFADRGVSFTDEQHEDVETVAGLAAFELGRVPLPGAEVEVAGLHLHCEGGRDRRGRLKIRSVVVTGPAGPVADDDERTDHGR
- the ybeY gene encoding rRNA maturation RNase YbeY, producing the protein MSIEIFNESAFGDVNEEELLDVARFALWTMDVHSAAELSIHVVDLDTIADLHLRWLDLPGPTDVMSFPMDELTPGWGRKDGPAPSPAMLGDIMLCPEFALGQAERAGHPLSHELDLLTVHGVLHLLGFDHVTPEEEQRMFSLQNDILASWYDSQDERGVSFGPKPSSPAAFPTAADRDDRTSSNPVPPPFSGDAPGDPERVSFTDSGDTGPAGDPGAGRGGGAAR
- a CDS encoding PhoH family protein encodes the protein MKQPARRVASATVDLVPETAPTVMGAADANLRVIEDRVDADIHTRGHHLTVRGEATEVARARRVIRELESLAARGAAVTPEVTTRVIGMIDDLDREELSAGDVAGDAIVSRRGRSVRPTTVGQREYVDAIDRNTVVLGVGPAGTGKTYLAVAKAVQALQRREVSRIILTRPAVEAGERLGFLPGTLTEKIDPYLRPLHDALRDMVDPETIPKLMETGVIEVAPLAYMRGRTLNGAFVILDEAQNTTPAQMKMFLTRLGFGSKIVVTGDMSQVDLPDRQESGLAVARQVLADVRGVHVTEFDSADVVRHHLVGRIVDAYGRYEAERELERQDREEIRAERRAADRNRRREYGGPPHTHGSAQ
- a CDS encoding 16S rRNA (uracil(1498)-N(3))-methyltransferase; translation: MTDPVFHDPTLRDRLGDRPAAGGGDGAAAEGLVVTLPAEEARHAAVKRIGAGESVVVTDGAGTAVRGRWRDGAVEVTEVLPPHRPRPRVTVVQAVPKSERAELAVDLAVQAGADRIVPWEADRCIARWSGKPGRVEKARAKWATAALAAMKQSRRTEGAVVAPLLGDVADLGTVLDAPPWAEAADPGEAGWTTAVLVLHEAAAVPFARAVADVGPVDELVLVVGPEGGVSDREVDVLAGTHGATAVVLGPEVLRTASAAAVALGALGVLTARWGRAPGPLGLGWSR
- the hrcA gene encoding heat-inducible transcriptional repressor HrcA; this encodes MTGTAETRRGHVLRAIVTDYISSQEPVGSKALVERHGLGVSPATIRNDMAALEAEGYITQEHASSGRVPTQKGYRRFVDGMSGIKPMSAPERRAVLEFLSGGVDMEDVLRRSVQLLAQLTRQVAVVQLPDLRAGRVKHCEVVQLAPARLLLVLITDTGRVDQRNVDLTEPMPEADTPRLRDIINTALVGRTLDDASANVSALAAGEVAGLPADLRGPALACATVLVETMLERSSDRLILAGTPNLLNVNELQPVIEALEEQVVMLKLLSSVRDLGARAGGVAGGVAGEPGGPGPGVQVSIGGENEDEELRAASVLATGYGSGGEVFGGLGVVGPTYIDYSGSMSSLSVVAHYVSRILSGR
- the era gene encoding GTPase Era — protein: MAADPSGTSPDSSDSPDSTADTTTDPTADTAAVTTADPTGGLGDRPDGFRSGFVSFVGRPNTGKSTLTNALVGEKIAITADQPETTRHPVRGIVHRPDAQVVVVDTPGLHRPRTLLGERLNDMVKETYSDVDVIGVCVPANEKIGPGDRWIVDAVRTVAPRTPLVGIVTKVDTVSKDRVGEQLLALHDLLGVDVVPVSAVDGIQTDVLLDVIVGLLPEGPKYYPDDHVTDDDTETRMAELIREAALGGLHDELPHSVAVQIDEMFDSPTRPGVLQVHAVIFVERDGQKAIIRGKGGRRLTRIVHDARREIIDLLDRNVYLDLRIKVAKNWQTDPKQLGRMGF
- the dnaJ gene encoding molecular chaperone DnaJ yields the protein MARDYYGILGVDRDASDAEIKKAYRRLARKYHPDVNPSEEAAEKFREISVAQEVLTDPQKRRIVDAGGDPQEQGFGQPGGAGGFPGSGNLGDIFEAFFGAAGGGAGGGRVPRVRPGNDALLRMDLTLEECFTGVSREVTVDTAVLCDVCDGTGSASRSAPETCPTCHGQGQVTELQQSILGRVQVARPCHRCNGSGEVITDPCENCGGDARVRARRDITVNVPAGIADGMRIRLSGEGEVGPGGGPAGDLYVETRTLEHPYLVRDGDDLHVTVRVPMADAALGTDVEVGLFQGETTTVTLEPGTQPEATVTVKDKGMPRLRREGHGSLVTHVDVTVPTGLDHRQRELLEEFRSSTKESAGVSSRSDERSGGLFSRIRHRFGR
- the hemW gene encoding radical SAM family heme chaperone HemW; translation: MTHRIPPSAPSPDRVPAPSTAPSTTPAPAPSTTSAPPLGLYIHVPFCSTRCGYCDFNTYTPGESGGSDPASYLDALEKELETAAADWDRTGPPETVFLGGGTPSLLGGEALARILRAVRRTVGLAPGAEVTTESNPESTSPEFFATLRDAGYTRISLGMQSVAGHVLRVLDRRHTPGRPAEAVREARAAGFAHVNLDLIYGTPSETDDDLRRSLDAALSSGVDHVSAYSLIVEDGTAMGRKVRRGELPAPDEDVLADRYGIVDDALRAAGLGWYEVSNWAAPGGECRHNLMYWRSGLWWGAGPGAHGCVRLRPGAKGVDGPPHDGPVRLVNARLPRRYVAALDAGASPVVSVEPLSPEDLHTERVMLGLRLREGLESREIAGAEETVRRYVDLGLLEVDNERDLPDGAVGRTRLTDRGRLLADGIVTDILLAEEA